ctcaagatcagagatgttggtgtggatttggagaaaagggaacacttctgcacggctggtgggagtgcaaattaatacattccttttggaaagatgtttggagaacacttagagatctaaaaatatatctgccattcaatcctataattcctctactaggtacatacccagaagaccaaaaatcacattacaacaaagatatttgcaccagaatgtttattgcagcccaattcacaattgctaagtcatggaaaaagtccaagtgcccatcgatccacgaatggattaataaactgtggtgtatgtacagcatggaatattatgcagccttaaagaaatatggagactttaactctttcatgtttacatggatggagctggaacatattcctcttagtaaagtatctcaagaatggaagaaaaagtatccaatgtacctagccctactatgaaactaatttatggctttcatatgaaagctataacccagttataacctaagatttggggaaaggggagagggaggggcaggaggaggggaggatgaccggagggagggtgataggtgggattacacctgcggtgcatcttacaaggatacatgtgaaacttagtaaatgtagaatataactgtcttaacacaataactaagaaaatgccaggaaggctatatattaaccagtgtgatgaaaatgtgtcaaactgtttataaaaccaatgtatggtgacccatgatcgcattaatgtgcacagctatgatttaatattaataaaaaaataaaaataaaagaaataactacatgaaaaaagaaatacagctccATCCCTTAATGAATAGCCAAATCTTAACATATGGATTTTTCACAATAAAACCTTATATGGAACTCCAAGAACAAAAAACTGTACTAATTTGTAGGCATTTGGTCCTTTCTCAAAGAAACTGCAACCAGGGTTTATGACACTTTTGAGTTCACTTTCCCAGTTGCTACCAATGTAGCTAAGCCACTAGGGAGGCTCAGTATTAATGCTCATTTATTATGATTCAGAATTTTATTCATGTTGGAATTGATAGGTATCTTATCTTTAAATGAATCATAATATTTTACATGATGCCAAGAGGAACAGCTCTTATTTCTGTGGGTTCCTACCAGTTAGTAAAAGATTAACAAGAGCACCATGATCCGCAATACCTTCATCAAACACAGGTAGGCATGGATTTGCCAATTCTGAACTGGAAGCTCTTTACACAGAAAGCACTTTAAGACAAACACATGCCATTTCCTTGACAATTCTATCAGTGGGTATCTAGGACATGCCtggacaaaaaacaaaagatgccaGTGTTGAGTATCCTCACCCAGATTGCGTTGCAGAAGCAACTTCCATGTCTTCTTTCTCAGTGTGAATTCTGCCCCTTGATTCCTGTTGGGTTACACTGCCAGTTTCATTATGTCTCCCATGAACTTCATTTGAATAAGGTTGCTGCCTACaatcagaagaaaatagagaaatatcaCAGGAGACACAAGATCGACTGAGATCCCAGCATTGACAAGGCTGTACTTGGGACCGAACTCCCATTGCTAGTAGATGAATTGACTTCTGCGTGTATTTCCAGAACATCACAGGCAATGTTTGTGCTGCTTTGAGGCCTTAGCTTATAAACCGGACCTGTGGGTTCACTTCCTGGTTCCACCACCTGCCAGCAAATGATCTTGGGCAAGTAATTTAATTCCTCTGTGCTTTGATTTTCTCACCTGGAATTTAGCATAGAGTAATCCACTGACGTAGAGGAATCTACTGGCATAGAAGAATCTACTGCAGCTGATTGCCCATGGTCTCCAGGACAGTTTTGACACCGTCCTGTGGGGTAACATAATTGGACACcgtgtctggaaaaaaaaaataacagcaataaaaatCCAACATCTACCTCATGTATTTGCCATGAGAAattaatgcattctttttttttccccttttaatttGGAGCCTATTTAATTATCTATATagatagttggggattcattgagggtacaagaaaccaggttacactaattgtgAATTAATGCATTCTTACAAGTAAAATGCTTAGATCAGTGTCAGCATACAGTAAGTGGTTAgtgttaataattattaataacagCAATCTGTGGGAAGAACACCATGTAGTGTGTCTCTTCTCTAATTACTGAGGAGAAAAATGTTTAGGTTTGGAAATTAATGATAAAATCCTAATACAAAAATTGTCTATAAGAAAGTCCTGCCAAGTATAGTACACTTTTGCTAAGACCTGATCATAGTTCTTATTAATCTAAAGACTAATTGTCTTAGGCTTTCTCAAGAAGGTCAACTCATAAGGCATAAAAAAGAATCTTTACCCAGAGATGCTGCTCAAATCTGTCCATCTCTCTTCCCCTCGCCCATCACAGTACACCCTGATCTCAACTCACTAATGAGTTTGTGTAgcttttcaactttatttttgtttatggcaTTCAGGAACCTTCAATATGGGTTCAAgtttaattaaaactaaataacttGATTTGTTCGCCTAAGATCTGTCAGATTTTCAGTAACTCTGACAATGGTATCAAAAGTAAGTCATTTCATTTTTCAGCATTCCTAATATTCATACATGGCAGGGGATAATAGCAATAACGTTAGAAGGATACAGGGACAGGGATCAAGGGATTTATGTCCCTGGTAGGGTTTGGTGTCTCCCCCACACCTACCCCTGTTTTTGTCATTTCATCTTTCAGGTTTGGGGTGGGGAGGTTTATCTGGAAGGTAAAGATGAAGCCAGGGCCCAGGGCAGAAGTCTGGCCTGTTGCACTCACCTACGCGTGACACACCTCACAGGCATTTCAGTTTCCATGGTGCCATCGCTTGGAAAGTACAAGATTTTAGTtctaaacagaagaaaattcTGGAAAGCCTAAGGAGACACAGATTTTAAACAGATGTAAATGTAAAGGCAATTGAATACAGATTGATACTTACTCAGGTAATGTAAAGGCATTTGAACACAGATTGATTAATACTTCAAGCTCTCTAAACCTGGTCACACTCTCACTAAACTATAAAAAGCATCCgctcatggaaaaaaaaaggggggccaTTTTCTAAAGGGATAGATAGGTTAAAATCCAGCATAATGCTGGCGCATAACAGGCAAGCAACCCTTGTTAGCTTAGAGAGAAAGGATGTTAGTGATTCATACTGGAGACAGCCTCTGTGCATGCTACCGCTTGAGGAGCACGGCCACGGCTGCAGTATTGCTCACTCAGAGAGAGTATGGACTTTTAAGGTCCCTATGAATCCTTTGGAATCTCAGAGCTGCCTCTACTCATCATGAGCCCTCGGAAATTCTGTTTAAACAATTcaatctgttttatttctaagatAGCAGTGATCATGGTAACAAGGAACAACGTTGAAGTTTTTGAAGCTTTCAGCATATAATATATGCCTAACAGGAACAATACCTGTTTGGGGGTGAAATGGGGGGTTAAGACAATAGAATTCTTTTCCTATAACATTTAGCATGTAGTTATCAGTAGAGGGCCTGGTCCCTGACTCCATAGGAGGTTAAAATTAATCAGAGGTAATCATATtcattatgtaattttaaatataatgtttaTTTCCTTCAGATAGATCATGTTCCTCTGTTAGataatttgaaaacagaaatagagataAAATGAAATTCACACCTATcatctctcccccctcccccacatttCCTTGAAAACATGAATATTTCCCCTGATTTTCCCCCCTAAAGCTTACGTGGTGGACCTGCAATGTGTTTTCCAGATCCCCAGCCTAAGTGCTTGTTGCCCCAGTTGCTAGAAATTCAGTCCCCAGAGAGCCTTCAGCTCTGAATTTCTCCAGAAAATTCAGTCTGGCAACTGTGTTGCCAAGAGCTATCTGGCCCAAGACCACAGGCCTTTACTGGAGTGGCCCACTTCTCCTTGCCAGTTCAGCAAGAATTATGGGCATGTGGCTAGAAACCAGTCTAGCCCTATGACAAGCTCTCTGCAGGGTCAGCCAAAGCTGCCTTTGGGTCTGCATCATAGCTCAGCTTTACCCTTGGCACAGCCTTCTTTCTCCCAAGGGCaactttttgtttggttggtattttgctttttgctttaaaaCAGAGCTTGTTTATTGTCTAGGCTAGACTGGAGTAGCACAATCATGGCTCAGTTTAGCCTTGAACtactcctgggatcaagccatCTTCTTTTCCGAATGCAACTATTAGAGAAACAAGTCCAGTCACATTACAAATAGAAACTAAGTAACATCTGATTTGTGGGCCTGGTGAAAGAATCACAAGAGGCTCATGTTTCAGGTAAGATAGCTATTTCTCTTACGTGAGTTATAATACCGCATTCACTAGGATGGTAGAAAAACTCATAGTACCCATCTGGGTCAACATCAGTTACTGGGCAGTCATCTcccaaaaacatttcaaaagtctCTGCATAAATATCGTAAAATATTGTAGGTTTAATCCTGACACAGATCCATACATGGGTACATTGTACTTGAAGagctgagaattaaaaaaaaaaaaaagaaagaaagaaaagaaattttctatTAGTATATATAGATCAGCTCAGGAAAATTTTCACATAGCCAGTTAATACAAATGAAGACAGCATCCCACTAAAATATAACAGGTCTTAGGGATAAACAAGTCACAAAACGTGGTCTTCATACCATTGCTTCATCCCCTAAAAATATCCACATATTACCCATCCTTCAAAGAAACTATTTAATGAAcctatatataaaaacaaaatcaataaaagatCTCATCATCCAATTTTCCAACATCAAATttttatacaaatggaatcataagaATGTATCTATGATATTTATGTGAAGAGGTGTAGAACATGTTCTATGGCTCTTGTTCAACTGAAACTGCTTTAATCAAgtccttgttttcatttttttgtttgtttttggtgtctGAGGGCCTGGCACTATGCTCAGCACTTTATTGCTATTAAAGACACTTAATCCTTTCCCCTAAACCATGAAGCAATTATTATTATCCTCACTTTACAGACAAGCAGGAGGGGATAAAACCCCAGACCTGCTTTGAGATGCTGCTGGGTTTGCACCTGGCAGTCTTCACGGCCACATTGGGTGTAGCCCTGCTACGGAGGCAGGAGGTAGGGACGTGGAGGGGCCAGGCCCACGAGGAGAGTCAGTGAAGAGACATCTTGATCTAAAGTCCCAGAGTGAGCGGAAGGAGCTCTCCTGTGAAGTTTTGGAAATGACATTTCTCTCCTCTGGCACCCACTCAAGGACACCAACTATAACTCAACTATGTCCTCTTTCTTGTTATATCTGGCCTCCTTCTGTTTCAGAGAGAGCCACTGAGGCCCCTACACCTGCATCTTTTATGAAACTGTTTCCAATGCAACAGTAGCCTCAGCCCAAATGGCACAACATGTCATTTTCTTGACAACTTGCATTGCTTTGGTAGAGCCTGGGATGCTGTGCTAAGGATTCTGAGGATTTCAGCAGAAAATAGTACTAGGACTGATGGTGAAGGACCCCACAGGGCTGGCGAATAGGGCTGACCACCATCCCTCACTCACCCAGGGGTAGGACCCCCTCCCCAATACAGAGACTGAGTCCCTCAACCCCTCGGTGCCTCCAGTGCATGGCACAGTGCTTGGTATAGAGCAGGGGAGCAACAAATACTGGAAAGAAAGGACTAGAGCCCTCACTCAAGGCCCAGGGGCTCATAACTTTCCTGCTGCCCCTGAAGCATGTCCAAAAGACAAACAGATGTGCTGGTGCCTCCAGAGAAATTCCAAGTCTCTATGGTCTGGCTCACATTTGGCACCTCTGAATCATCAAGGTTTCTGACACTGAGGGCTGAGGAGCTGGTACTGAGCCTCTCGCTATACTTGGGAAACCCTGAGACTTTTGGGGTACAGGTTGGAGAAGTTTCTTCTGCAGTTTCCTGGGAGCTATGACTGAGCTCTGGGGAGGTGAGCTGTGGCCTAGGACATCTACAAGGATGTTTACGGCACCAAAGGACCAGGAAAACTAAAGGCCCATCCTGATGTCCACAGCCTGGCAGCCTCCTACTCAATAAGAAAAGGAGGGACCCCATGTCAGATGTTAAACACCAATGCAAGGGACAGACAGAACCCAAAGGACCAACCCCTCCCTCACAGAAGGTGACTCAAGGGCCAGGAAGAGGCTGTTCACTGAAGCTTCTCTGCAGAGGGAAGAATGGCCCAAGGTCCTATGAGCTTTTGTTGTTGACGTATATGGAGGTTTTActtttccagtttaaaaaaaacaaaacagaacagttGGCGAGGTAGAAAATCTGTGGGCTTTGGTGCTAGGCCATGTTGGGTTTTGGTTTCAATCTCACACCTTCTAGCTCTCAGGCAGACCACGCTGACCTTTCTGACCCCAAAGCCCCCAAATGTGCAGGTGAGCTGTCCCTTCTCTGCCTGCGTAACTTAAATAAGGTGGTGGGAGCGTACAGCCCATGTGTCAGGCACTTTTCTCTGGCAAAGGCAAGGAACAGTGATGTCCCTTTGTAGATGGAAAGACTAAGAAACAAGATCATCCACGCCACCTTTAGCATCCCAGGGACCAAGTCTTTGACCTGCAAGATCTCTGACAGTGACATTCTTGGGAGCCCTGTCAGGTACAACCCGGCCCAGCGGCCTCCATCCCACAGATTTGCGGCTGGGACAGGGGCAAAGAAGACCCAGATTGGGTTCAGGAGATGCTACTCTCATCCTGGCCATGTCTCCCCTTCACTGGGACAGCCAGGAccatcctttctctctgcccaAGCAGAGGGGACCAGATCTGGCCAATCTGGGCTACTCTCAGCTCAGCGGGGTGCGAGGCATGAGGTGACAATAGCAGTGCAAGCAGATTTTTCTGGGGGACAGCCACTTGGGTCTTGGAGATTCTCCTACCACAGGAGTCAGGCTCTCAGGTTTGGCCAGCTTGGCCCCTCTGCTGGAATCGTCCCCTACCGCTCCAGGGCCTTGACACAGACCTCTCCCTTCTTAGCCTCAGGTCTCCTCCCTGACCACAGGTCCCCAGGCAGAGGCCTCGGTGGGACAGGATGTCATAGGAGAGATAATGCAGGCTTTATCTCTCCTATGTAGTGGCCACCTACTACCCCTGGGCAGCAAAGCTGGGGGTCTCATACTCATTTCTCTCAGCCTTGATGCTTCCCTCTATAACAAAGGAGAGCCCCTCCCAGGTGTCCTGGGACCCAGAGCTTTCTGTGGGGCCAGGCACTGCAGCTGCTTCTGTTCCCAAGTTTCAAACCACCTCCATGGAACTGCCCTTGGACCCAGCGTGCACCTTTGACCCCCAGCACCAGCCCATGTGGAGTGGGCTGGGCCCTGCCCAGGATGCCCCTGCAGAGAGGTCACAGCAAGGAACAGTTCTGTAGCCCTATTTCTGCTGTGTGGGGTAGTGAgcggggagaggagaaagggaagatggGGGGCAGGGAGTGTCTCACCACGCAGCCTTTGCCTTTGCCACTGCCCAGCCTGAAACAGCAACTTGCTGTTCAGAGGAGCCAGCAGGAGACTGGGAGGATGGGGACAACCTTCCCTCTGCACAGGAGAGAAGGGACTTGGGGGACAGATATGACAACCTCAGACATGTCTAGGTAAGAGGAGAGAAGAACCTCATTCAGGGTAGGCTGCAGAGACTCCGCTCTGGGTGGGaatatttataccacagaaaCTGGCAATTGCTATAGAGCAGAGCTGTTTTTGCTCCTTTCCAAGAGCCAGCTAAAAAtatttaccagcacaccacttCTTGGGGACATGGGGTGTTAGCCCAGGCAGTCAGCCTGGGCTAGGCAGACCAGCCTCAAGGCCCACTGAGGTGCCGGGAAAATCACCATGGTGGTGGCTCTCTTGTCCAGCTGATCATCACAGGGAAAACCCACTACTTCAATCAGCTGAAGCAGAAAGGGGTCAAAGTGCCCTGCTGCACCAGAGATCTCCTTGCCCatcaaattcaagaaggggacCTCCAAGTGGGCCCAGTCAGGGCCCCAGGATACGGTCAGCCCAGCAGATGCCAGGCCAAGCCCCACTCAGGGACCTGCACACCACATGTTCTGCCCTCTAAGGATGAAACCTGGCCTTGGCAAAGTCCCACCTTTTGCTTCCCTGGGACCCACATGGACGCTTATTATCTTGGAAGGAAGGTCAGCACAACACCCTACACCCCCAGCACCTTCTTGGGGAGACCCCACAGGATCACTGTCCCCTAGGAAACACCAGGTCCCAAGAGGCCAGAGACCGTGCCTGTCTACCCCACTTGCTCAGACATGACACCTGCCCTCCCTCATGACTGCACACACCTTAGAGCTTGCCAGGGGGGTCTGTGACCACCTGCCATGGGTCTCCCCTGGCTGGGGACACTCTTGCTGGGGAGGACCCATTTAGAAGGTGGGTACAGATGGGTAAGTCTGCTCCATGCATCTGTTCCAGGAAGGAAAGCTCCACGGGAGAGGACTCGCGTCTGGGGTCACGAGTTTCCAAATGCCCTCGGTGGACACACTGTGGGCTCTGGGCACACAGAGAATGTGCTGAAGGGCAGAATCCATCACCCGCATCTTCCCTGATCTTCACCGCACACCCACCCCACCTGGGTATGCACCCTCTGCACAGTGCCAAGCAcctgcccagcccaggccaagtGCAGGTGCCCCGCCAAGCCCCATCCCCCAAGAATAGTCCTAAAGTCAGCCTTGGTCCCCAAGCTGTAGCAGAAGGCTGGGGGCAGCTGAGCCTCCACCCATCTGGGGTGAAGATCCAGGAGTGCAGGGATCCTCCAGGAGCCTCATCAGCTCCGGGGCCAGCTCACTGCAGGCCTGGGAGGACCAGGTTTCAGGCAGGGACCATGAAATGCTCCAGGACCATGgtgcatgggggagggggagcagCACCCTCTGGACCCCCTCCATGCACTCCCCAGCTCCTGCCCAGAGTCAGCTGCCCTGCATTTTTGTATCTGCAACTTCATGGTGTATAAAAGTAGGCGAGAAGAGTGGATGTAGGAATGAAGACTTGTTCGGAAAATTAAAGCCTAGCAACCAGGCTTTCCTGGACAGTGAGTGACAATCTGTGGTCCTTCACCTTCTAATTGGAAGTATCAggtcgattttttttttttttcatctgagaGAGGGAACAATTTTCTGATAAAATCTATCATTTGAGTTAGGTCCAAGTGGAACATAATTAGAATAACCTAGAAGTCACAAAAATGGATAagcatgagggaaaaaaaaagtaactgttgCTAATTAGCTAACCCTCACTCGAGAAAATACTTTCAGTAAGGTATTAGAAGGAGTCGGGGTCCTCAGGAGATCCTGAAAACTCACTAATCAGACAAACAACCACACACAAATACTCTATGACCCAGCAGTTAAATAAACTCCTAGTCATTCACTCCAGGCAAACACAGATTGATTATGTTTATATACaatgtacataaatgtttatatcaGCATTATTCCTAAgagccaaaaaatgaaaacagcccaaatgtctCTAAGTGGGGGGAGAATTAAACTACGGTCCATCCGTGCCATGGACTACTACTTATCAATACAAACTAAACTGTTGAGACATGCGACAATTCCTTAGAGGACTCTAAAggaattatgctgaatgaaaacaGCCAAGTCCAAAAAATTCCATATACCAAGTCCAttcatagaacattctccagatGACAAAACTTCACAAATGGAGAACAGATTTGTGGCTGACAAAGACTGAGGacttgggaggagggaggagtggcAGGATTGGGCTAGGAGGACAGTGGATGTGGCTCTGAACGGGCAATGTGGGGCATCCTTATTGCAACACCCATGGCCTGTAATTTGGCTATATCAGTATCTCCGTGTAATACTGCATTAGTATCACAGTTGTGTATAAAGTTAGCATTGGGCAAAGCTGAGTAAATGGCATACCTAAGCTCTATTACGTtttacaactgcatgtgaatctacgattatctaaaatatatttttaaaagatgtaaaaaggattagcaataaaataaatcatctgTGAGCACCAAACCTAggtgaaaatgagaagaaagaaaagtcttcaCTGTTCTAAGGAAGGCTTTTCTTAACCTGACAGCCTTCCTAGAGACCAATTGAGCAAGAGGGAGTCAGTTTCCAGACCTGCACAGCCTGTGGCCTCAGATTCAATTCCTAggtaggaaaacaaagaaaaaataaaaccttaacaTGGGGACTTGAAACAGCCTGAACTGGAGAAATTCTAGCAATTATTCCTTGTAGTTGGCTTTTTAAATAGTTCCTGATAAAGGAAAAAAGCATCACACCTACACACAAGCCCACGCACAGCAGGGCTGGGTCACCTTGTTGCACAGGCACCGTGGCAAGAACATAGAACCTTCCACTGCAACTCCAACATTTCAACATCAGAAACTGATAGTCCAAGTATTCAGGGTGACCAACTATTCCCGTCAGCTTAGGACAGGAGATTTTCAGGACTAACTCAGGAACGTACTGAAAAAACACAGACCATGTGTGGCCCCTCACTGAGGAAGAGCGGACTGCTTTGCTAAGCCCCCTTAGAATCCAAACCATCAAATATAGAGCTATTTTTATGCACTAAGGTCTATTTTACTAAAACAGAAGAACTTAGAAACTTCTGCTCTCCAAGTCTCAAGTTGTACCTGACCAGTCTTCAGCATAGGCCCACAGGAAGCAATGAAGGAGAAAGAGCCCCCTTAACCCCAGGAATGTCCTCATTTTCCCAGACTGGAAAGCAAATCTCACTCAGGaatcaggaaggtagggagaatagaCAACCTTATATGCCCCAGCAGCCGAAGCCACACTCAGATGTAAGTGATTAACTACAACTTCGGCCAGCACATGCGTGCCATAAATATACTATCAATTCATTGTAGAAAACTTAACACTTTTTATTCAAACATCAAAGAACAAGAGCAAAGGGAAAGCAGACATGTAGTATCTGAGCACAGTAGAAGACTCTCTTCACTGGCCTTAGAATCCAAATTATCCAATAGACAGATATGTTTATGCACTAGGACTTATTTTAGTAAAACTCCCTATCATCCTGAGACAACTGTCTCTCTATCTGAactctaaataaataactgtaaaaTATATAATTGTCCTGTGTACCTCTGAAGGCCAAGCCCTGAGAACGTGGAGATGGAAACGCTGAATTCACCTACCTTCACCTTATTCCCTCAACCAACCTCTAAACAGGGGCTCTCAACTTTATagacatcagaatcacctggagcttttattgaaacacagctgAGTCCCATTCAGTTTTATGGGTAAGATTGAGGTGAAActgaaaatttcttttccttataaatttatTGATTTGATTTGAGAATATTAGGGATATACATTTCTTGTTTACACACTTTGgtttttgtacaaattgagtcaaagttataagtgtgcccttcaccaagATAGTATGCAAAATACCCGATAGTTTTGAATttgcccttctctttcttccccctcccccagcttgatTGTCCTTGAGATTTACTTCCGAATGTTCATctgttagttccaatttggttTGGGGCACACTTAGAAGAACAgtttccagttccctccaaattgtcacaaaagatactagattagcatttttatggctgagtaagactccattgtatgcatataccacattgtATTAATCCATTAACGTACTGagaatttatttctcttaagtTCTCAGGTGATGCAAATACTAACCTTCCAGGAACCACACCTGGAGAGTCACTGGTCTAAGGGGCTGTGCATTTAAGAGTAGATGTGGTGCTGATGCCCATTCACAGCATTGCTTGCGTCTCAGACTTGAAGGAGCATACGCGTCACCTGAGGACCTTGTTACAATGCAGATTCTAACTTAGAAAACCCAGGA
This is a stretch of genomic DNA from Nycticebus coucang isolate mNycCou1 chromosome 14, mNycCou1.pri, whole genome shotgun sequence. It encodes these proteins:
- the OOSP1 gene encoding putative oocyte-secreted protein 1 homolog, whose amino-acid sequence is MFLGDDCPVTDVDPDGYYEFFYHPSECGIITHAFQNFLLFRTKILYFPSDGTMETEMPVRCVTRRHGVQLCYPTGRCQNCPGDHGQSAAVDSSMPVDSSTSVDYSMLNSRQQPYSNEVHGRHNETGSVTQQESRGRIHTEKEDMEVASATQSGKNVNVNFPCVSNDGLHCKRRNWVVCLIIEKEFGMSTMFAQD